In one window of Onychomys torridus chromosome 7, mOncTor1.1, whole genome shotgun sequence DNA:
- the Lactb gene encoding serine beta-lactamase-like protein LACTB, mitochondrial isoform X1: MYRLLSSVTARASAATGPAWSGGRRGAHGRPGLPVLGLGWAGGLGLGLGLALGAKLAMGLRGAGPTQSPADPEAAGAELPHEQALSPGSPHTPPPPAARGFSRAIESSRDLLHRIKDEVGAPGIVVGVSVDGKEVWSEGLGYADVENRVPCKPETVMRIASISKSLTMVALAKLWEAGKLDLDLPVQHYVPEFPEKEYEGEKVSVTTRLLISHLSGIRHYEKDVKKVKEEKAHKALKMMKGLMPSDPEEEPKEKGGRNQERSDSPKAKADQENEGRGRHSKPGKKKNDFEQGELYLKEKFENSIESLRLFKNDPLFFKPGSQFLYSTFGYTLLAAIVERASGYKYLDYMQKIFHDLDMLTTVQEENEPVIYNRARFYVYNKKKRLVNTPYVDNSYKWAGGGFLSTVGDLLKFGNAMLYGYQVGLFKNSNENLLPGYLKPETMVMMWTPVPNTEMSWDKEGKYAMAWGIVEKKQTYGSCRKQRHYASHTGGAVGASSVLLVLPEELDPEAINNKVPPRGIIVSIICNMQSVGLNSTALKIALEFDKDRAD; encoded by the exons ATGTACCGGCTCCTGTCAAGTGTGACAGCTCGGGCTTCGGCAGCCACGGGCCCGGCCTGGAGCGGAGGACGGCGCGGGGCGCACGGGCGACCCGGCCTGCCCGTGCTGGGCCTTGGCTGGGCCGGGGGCCTGGGGCTCGGGCTAGGGCTGGCGCTCGGGGCGAAGCTGGCGATGGGGTTGCGGGGCGCCGGCCCCACTCAGTCCCCCGCGGACCCCGAGGCTGCGGGCGCCGAGCTGCCGCACGAGCAGGCCTTGAGCCCCGGGAGCCCGCACACGCCCCCGCCGCCCGCAGCCAGGGGCTTCTCCAGAGCCATCGAGAGCAGCCGCGATCTGCTGCATCGGATCAAG gATGAGGTTGGCGCACCCGGCATAGTGGTTGGAGTTTCTGTAGATGGAAAAGAAGTCTGGTCCGAAG GATTAGGCTATGCAGATGTGGAGAACCGGGTCCCCTGCAAACCAGAGACGGTCATGAGAATCGCAAGCATCAGCAAAAGCCTCACCATGGTGGCTCTGGCCAAACTGTGGGAAGCAGGGAAGCTGGATCTGGACCTCCCAGTGCAGCACTACGTCCCTGAGTTCCCAGAAAAAGAATACGAGGGTGAAAAG gTTTCTGTCACAACAAGATTATTGATTTCCCACTTAAGTGGAATTCGCCATTATGAAAAGGACGTGAAGAAAGTGAAAGAGGAGAAAGCTCACAAAGCCCTGAAGATGATGAAGGGGTTAATGCCATCTGACCCAGAGGAGGAACCCAAAGAAAAAGGAGGCAGGAATCAGGAAAGGAGCGACTCCCCCAAGGCAAAAGCCgaccaggagaatgaaggcagagGTCGGCACTCAAAGCCGGGCAAGAAAAAGAACGATTTTGAACAAGGCGAATTGTATTTGAAAGAGAAATTTGAAAATTCAATCGAATCCCTACGATTATTTAAAAACGATCCTTTATTCTTTAAACCTG GTAGTCAGTTTTTGTATTCAACATTTGGCTATACCCTGCTGGCAGCCATAGTAGAAAGAGCTTCAGGATATAAATATTTGGACTATATGCAGAAAATTTTCCATGACTTGGACATGCTGACGACTGTACAGGAAGAAAATGAGCCAGTGATTTACAACAGAGCAAG attttatgttTACAATAAAAAGAAACGTCTTGTCAACACACCTTACGTGGATAACTCCTATAAATGGGCTGGTGGTGGATTTCTGTCTACAGTGGGTGACCTTCTGAAGTTTGGGAATGCAATGCTGTATGGTTACCAAGTTGGGCTGTTTAAGAATTCAAATGAAAATCTCTTACCTGGATATCTCAAGCCAGAAACGATGGTGATGATGTGGACCCCAGTCCCTAACACGGAGATGTCCTGGGATAAAGAGGGCAAATATGCAATGGCGTGGGGCATTGTAGAAAAGAAGCAGACATACGGTtcctgcaggaagcagaggcactACGCTTCACATACTGGAGGTGCAGTGGGCGCCAGTAGTGTCCTGCTAGTTCTCCCTGAAGAACTGGACCCAGAGGCCATAAATAACAAGGTTCCCCCACGAGGAATAATTGTCTCTATCATATGTAACATGCAATCTGTCGGCCTCAACAGCACTGCTTTGAAGATTGCCCTAGAATTTGATAAAGACAGGGCCGACTAA
- the Lactb gene encoding serine beta-lactamase-like protein LACTB, mitochondrial isoform X2 has product MYRLLSSVTARASAATGPAWSGGRRGAHGRPGLPVLGLGWAGGLGLGLGLALGAKLAMGLRGAGPTQSPADPEAAGAELPHEQALSPGSPHTPPPPAARGFSRAIESSRDLLHRIKDEVGAPGIVVGVSVDGKEVWSEGLGYADVENRVPCKPETVMRIASISKSLTMVALAKLWEAGKLDLDLPVQHYVPEFPEKEYEGEKVSVTTRLLISHLSGIRHYEKDVKKVKEEKAHKALKMMKGLMPSDPEEEPKEKGGRNQERSDSPKAKADQENEGRGRHSKPGKKKNDFEQGELYLKEKFENSIESLRLFKNDPLFFKPVSFCIQHLAIPCWQP; this is encoded by the exons ATGTACCGGCTCCTGTCAAGTGTGACAGCTCGGGCTTCGGCAGCCACGGGCCCGGCCTGGAGCGGAGGACGGCGCGGGGCGCACGGGCGACCCGGCCTGCCCGTGCTGGGCCTTGGCTGGGCCGGGGGCCTGGGGCTCGGGCTAGGGCTGGCGCTCGGGGCGAAGCTGGCGATGGGGTTGCGGGGCGCCGGCCCCACTCAGTCCCCCGCGGACCCCGAGGCTGCGGGCGCCGAGCTGCCGCACGAGCAGGCCTTGAGCCCCGGGAGCCCGCACACGCCCCCGCCGCCCGCAGCCAGGGGCTTCTCCAGAGCCATCGAGAGCAGCCGCGATCTGCTGCATCGGATCAAG gATGAGGTTGGCGCACCCGGCATAGTGGTTGGAGTTTCTGTAGATGGAAAAGAAGTCTGGTCCGAAG GATTAGGCTATGCAGATGTGGAGAACCGGGTCCCCTGCAAACCAGAGACGGTCATGAGAATCGCAAGCATCAGCAAAAGCCTCACCATGGTGGCTCTGGCCAAACTGTGGGAAGCAGGGAAGCTGGATCTGGACCTCCCAGTGCAGCACTACGTCCCTGAGTTCCCAGAAAAAGAATACGAGGGTGAAAAG gTTTCTGTCACAACAAGATTATTGATTTCCCACTTAAGTGGAATTCGCCATTATGAAAAGGACGTGAAGAAAGTGAAAGAGGAGAAAGCTCACAAAGCCCTGAAGATGATGAAGGGGTTAATGCCATCTGACCCAGAGGAGGAACCCAAAGAAAAAGGAGGCAGGAATCAGGAAAGGAGCGACTCCCCCAAGGCAAAAGCCgaccaggagaatgaaggcagagGTCGGCACTCAAAGCCGGGCAAGAAAAAGAACGATTTTGAACAAGGCGAATTGTATTTGAAAGAGAAATTTGAAAATTCAATCGAATCCCTACGATTATTTAAAAACGATCCTTTATTCTTTAAACCTG TCAGTTTTTGTATTCAACATTTGGCTATACCCTGCTGGCAGCCATAG
- the Rps27l gene encoding 40S ribosomal protein S27-like: MPLARDLLHPSLEEEKKKHKKKRLVQSPNSYFMDVKCPGCYKITTVFSHAQTVVLCVGCSTVLCQPTGGKARLTEGCSFRRKQH; encoded by the exons ATGCCT CTGGCTAGAGATCTATTACACCCTTccttggaagaggaaaagaaaaaacataagaaGAAACGGCTGGTTCAGAGCCCAAATTCTTACTTCATGGATGTGAAATGTCCAG gTTGCTACAAGATTACTACAGTGTTCAGCCATGCTCAGACAGTGGTTCTCTGCGTAGGTTGTTCTACAGTGTTGTGCCAGCCCACAGGAGGAAAAGCCAGGCTCACAGAAG GCTGTTCATTTAGAAGAAAGCAACACTAA